Proteins from a genomic interval of Nautilia sp. PV-1:
- a CDS encoding Sua5/YciO/YrdC/YwlC family protein: protein MNPNKVYLTQTDTTVGFLSQNRAELNKIKNRPLHQPVLREVDSLKTLKEFARVPDKYKKMIRRAKKTTFIFPNGESYRVVKDERHLEFLRKFKWMYSTSANQHGKKFDLIWAREQVDIIVEDSRGLFEGKASSIFKLSRDRIKRIR, encoded by the coding sequence ATGAATCCGAATAAAGTCTATCTGACTCAGACGGATACTACGGTTGGTTTTTTATCGCAAAACAGGGCAGAACTTAACAAAATTAAAAACAGGCCTCTGCACCAGCCTGTATTAAGAGAAGTGGACAGTTTAAAGACTCTTAAAGAGTTTGCAAGAGTTCCGGATAAATATAAAAAAATGATAAGAAGAGCAAAAAAAACAACATTTATTTTTCCGAACGGCGAGAGTTACAGGGTGGTTAAGGATGAGAGACATCTGGAATTTTTAAGGAAATTCAAATGGATGTATTCGACTTCGGCGAATCAGCATGGAAAAAAGTTTGACTTAATTTGGGCAAGAGAACAGGTTGATATTATTGTGGAAGATTCAAGAGGACTGTTCGAGGGGAAAGCCTCATCTATTTTTAAGTTATCAAGAGATAGAATTAAGAGAATAAGGTAA
- a CDS encoding flagellar export protein FliJ, translated as MKTRFDSVVKVKKQAVDKIERNLQKLNSTIQKLNSTIEEHNKTLLSFTFPKEGNFALLNQIKHQQHILREEIQKLKNQIMVLESRKKELLEELKKANIEYEKMKYLKAEEIKKLLREQKLKESRDLDEIAILLRKNNESE; from the coding sequence ATGAAAACCAGATTCGACAGTGTTGTTAAAGTAAAAAAACAGGCGGTCGATAAAATAGAAAGAAATCTTCAAAAACTAAACTCAACAATCCAAAAACTAAATTCAACAATAGAAGAGCACAACAAAACTCTTCTTTCTTTTACTTTTCCAAAAGAAGGAAATTTTGCACTTCTTAATCAAATAAAACATCAGCAACATATTTTAAGGGAGGAAATACAGAAACTCAAAAATCAGATAATGGTTTTGGAAAGCAGGAAAAAAGAGCTTTTGGAAGAGCTTAAAAAAGCAAATATAGAATATGAAAAAATGAAATATCTCAAGGCGGAGGAGATAAAAAAGCTGCTTAGGGAGCAAAAGCTCAAAGAATCAAGGGATTTGGACGAAATTGCTATTTTGCTAAGGAAAAATAATGAATCCGAATAA
- a CDS encoding alanine--glyoxylate aminotransferase family protein, whose amino-acid sequence MILATPGPVEIPYFVRETYLKDTIHHRTPEFKEILLDTLSRFKNITKLPYNVFLSSSGTGAMEAALINTVKSKALTINAGKFGERWGKIAKAHGIEFSEIKYDWDTPAAVDDVIAAIKEDSSIDTFFIQISESAGGLRHPVEEIAAEIKLINPDIIVVADGITALGVEDLDTSNIDIVVGGSQKAFMLPPGLSMLGISEAAMNRIGSGKGFYFNLANEIKKQSEGTTAFTPATGLIIALNEVLKKLEEIGLEKHYENTAKRHNALIASIEALGLSIFPQNPARSMAAVYSEKAEEIRKILKTKYEINVAGGQDHMKGRLFRINNMGIIEDYKMEYILNSLELALDELGIREYDATAVKVYTKEKL is encoded by the coding sequence ATGATATTAGCGACTCCGGGACCAGTTGAAATTCCCTATTTTGTGAGGGAGACTTATTTAAAAGACACAATTCATCACAGAACGCCTGAATTTAAAGAAATACTGCTTGATACGCTGAGCAGATTTAAAAATATTACCAAACTGCCATACAATGTATTTTTAAGCTCTTCCGGAACTGGAGCCATGGAAGCTGCTCTAATCAATACGGTAAAAAGCAAAGCCCTTACGATAAACGCCGGCAAGTTTGGTGAAAGATGGGGTAAAATAGCTAAAGCCCACGGTATAGAGTTCAGCGAAATAAAATATGACTGGGATACACCGGCAGCCGTTGACGATGTAATTGCTGCAATAAAAGAAGACAGTTCTATTGATACGTTTTTTATTCAGATAAGCGAGAGCGCCGGTGGACTAAGACACCCTGTAGAAGAAATAGCGGCGGAAATCAAGCTTATAAATCCGGATATTATAGTGGTTGCCGACGGTATTACCGCTCTTGGAGTGGAAGATCTGGATACTAGCAATATAGATATCGTAGTCGGAGGAAGCCAAAAAGCGTTTATGCTGCCTCCGGGGCTCAGTATGCTTGGAATCAGCGAAGCGGCAATGAACAGAATCGGAAGCGGAAAAGGCTTTTATTTCAACCTTGCAAACGAAATAAAAAAACAAAGCGAGGGAACTACCGCGTTTACTCCGGCAACGGGGCTTATTATAGCGTTAAACGAAGTTCTTAAAAAATTAGAAGAGATAGGGCTTGAAAAACATTATGAAAATACCGCAAAAAGACATAATGCCCTAATTGCTTCAATAGAAGCATTAGGTTTAAGTATTTTTCCTCAAAATCCGGCAAGATCAATGGCTGCGGTTTACAGTGAAAAAGCTGAGGAAATCAGAAAGATTCTTAAAACGAAATATGAAATAAACGTAGCAGGCGGACAGGACCATATGAAAGGCAGACTGTTCAGAATAAACAACATGGGTATTATAGAAGATTACAAAATGGAATATATTCTAAATTCTTTAGAGCTTGCTCTGGATGAGCTCGGAATCAGAGAATATGACGCAACGGCTGTGAAAGTTTACACTAAAGAGAAACTATGA
- a CDS encoding ATP phosphoribosyltransferase regulatory subunit — translation MILKHDIPQGAKLYFGKEAKIKREIENIAAEVFETLEYEEIITPFFSYHQLEALDEKELIRFTDSKNRSLALRGDSSIDVIRLVIKRLKSEAKKWFYIQPVFRAPSSEMYQIGAESLGGDLVDTLKTNNLIFERLGKNYTLQLSHIKIPQMAAELTGLELEDIKKMRLYKFDEEWLKKLASVHTIKDLNDLSVFPEEIAVHLKELKNIAVNFENAIIAPLYVANLRYYTGVFYRFIKNNTVYAKGGEYIVEGEKSVGFSIYTDNLLKDING, via the coding sequence ATGATATTAAAACACGACATACCTCAGGGAGCCAAATTATATTTTGGCAAAGAAGCCAAAATAAAAAGGGAAATAGAAAATATAGCGGCGGAAGTTTTCGAAACGCTTGAATACGAAGAAATTATTACGCCGTTTTTTTCTTATCACCAGTTAGAAGCGCTTGATGAAAAAGAACTTATCAGATTTACCGATTCTAAAAACAGAAGTCTTGCTTTAAGGGGAGACAGTTCAATTGACGTTATCAGACTTGTAATTAAAAGATTAAAAAGCGAAGCAAAAAAGTGGTTTTATATACAGCCGGTATTCAGAGCTCCCAGCAGCGAAATGTATCAGATAGGCGCTGAAAGCCTTGGCGGAGATCTGGTTGATACGTTAAAAACAAACAATCTTATTTTCGAAAGACTGGGTAAAAACTACACGCTTCAGCTTTCACATATAAAAATACCTCAAATGGCGGCTGAGCTTACAGGGCTTGAACTTGAAGATATAAAAAAGATGAGACTTTATAAATTCGATGAAGAATGGCTGAAAAAACTGGCCTCTGTGCATACGATCAAGGATTTAAATGATCTTAGTGTGTTTCCTGAGGAAATAGCAGTGCATTTAAAAGAGCTAAAAAACATAGCCGTTAACTTTGAAAATGCTATAATTGCACCGTTATATGTAGCAAATCTCAGATATTATACAGGTGTGTTTTATAGATTTATTAAAAATAACACGGTTTACGCAAAAGGCGGAGAATATATAGTCGAAGGTGAAAAAAGCGTAGGTTTTTCAATATATACGGATAATTTATTAAAGGATATAAATGGTTGA
- a CDS encoding type II toxin-antitoxin system PemK/MazF family toxin: MHMGKNVGFEQNGKGSEFLRPVLVYKKFGNETFLGIPLTNSLKEGMFYTQIKFKNKINTALLSQIRLFDAKRLKYFVCRLSQKEFDKIKEDLNKLINPQKRERT; this comes from the coding sequence GTGCATATGGGTAAAAATGTTGGTTTTGAGCAAAACGGTAAAGGCAGTGAGTTTTTAAGGCCTGTTTTAGTATATAAAAAATTCGGAAATGAAACGTTTTTAGGCATTCCTCTGACTAATTCATTAAAAGAGGGAATGTTTTATACTCAAATTAAATTCAAAAACAAAATAAATACGGCACTGCTTTCTCAAATAAGACTGTTTGATGCAAAAAGGCTGAAATATTTCGTATGTAGGTTGTCACAAAAAGAATTTGATAAAATTAAGGAAGATTTAAATAAATTAATTAACCCTCAAAAGAGGGAGCGGACTTGA
- a CDS encoding adenylosuccinate synthase gives MVDLIVGLQWGDEGKGKIVDLVAKNYDIVIRSQGGHNAGHTVVVNGKKYALHLLPSGVLNPNATNVIGNGVVVYPKQLIKEINSFGHDIKKKLLVSDKAHMILDHHIAIDQAREKLRGKNAIGTTGRGIGPAYADKIARVGVRMGELKNIDKLIDKLTHYYEMNKGYFDYLGVKIPSAEDLRAELQEWQDELGELIVNTTNYLWDNMDKNMLLEGAQATLLDIDHGTYPYVTSSNTIASGALTGSGIAPKNLNKVIGIAKAYTTRVGNGPFPTEDFGEAGDKIREQGGEYGTTTGRPRRCGWFDVVAARYAVTLNGCDEVAIMKLDVLDGFDKVKVCVGYEIDGKKIDYFPSELDEVKPVYVELDGWNGSARVTKWEDLPENAQKYIEFIEENIDTKIKYVSTGAERNATVIR, from the coding sequence ATGGTTGATTTGATTGTCGGACTTCAGTGGGGTGATGAAGGTAAGGGGAAAATAGTTGATCTGGTTGCAAAAAACTATGATATCGTAATACGAAGTCAGGGAGGACATAACGCGGGGCATACGGTTGTGGTTAACGGCAAAAAATACGCGCTTCACCTGCTTCCGAGCGGTGTATTAAATCCTAATGCCACAAATGTTATTGGAAACGGCGTAGTTGTTTATCCTAAACAGCTTATTAAAGAGATAAACAGTTTCGGACATGATATTAAAAAAAAGCTTTTGGTTTCAGATAAAGCCCATATGATCCTTGATCATCACATAGCCATAGACCAGGCAAGGGAAAAATTAAGAGGCAAAAACGCAATAGGCACTACCGGCAGAGGAATAGGACCTGCGTATGCGGATAAAATAGCAAGAGTCGGCGTAAGAATGGGCGAACTTAAAAATATAGACAAACTCATAGATAAACTTACTCATTATTATGAAATGAATAAAGGTTATTTCGATTATCTTGGTGTTAAAATCCCGAGCGCCGAGGATTTAAGGGCGGAACTTCAGGAATGGCAGGACGAGCTGGGAGAACTTATTGTAAACACTACAAATTATCTTTGGGACAATATGGATAAAAATATGCTCCTTGAAGGTGCGCAGGCTACGCTTTTGGATATAGACCACGGAACTTATCCGTATGTTACAAGCTCCAATACAATTGCAAGCGGTGCCCTTACAGGCAGCGGTATTGCTCCTAAAAATCTCAATAAAGTAATAGGAATAGCAAAAGCATATACTACGAGAGTCGGAAACGGACCTTTTCCTACTGAAGATTTCGGTGAAGCCGGAGACAAAATCAGAGAACAGGGCGGAGAATACGGAACAACTACAGGAAGACCCAGAAGATGCGGATGGTTTGACGTTGTGGCCGCAAGATACGCTGTTACATTAAACGGCTGTGACGAAGTGGCTATTATGAAACTTGACGTATTAGACGGTTTTGATAAAGTAAAAGTATGCGTAGGATATGAAATAGACGGCAAAAAAATAGACTATTTCCCAAGTGAACTTGATGAGGTAAAACCCGTTTATGTGGAGCTTGACGGATGGAACGGCAGTGCCCGAGTGACAAAATGGGAAGATTTACCTGAAAACGCTCAGAAATATATTGAATTTATTGAAGAAAATATCGACACAAAAATAAAATACGTTTCAACCGGCGCGGAAAGAAATGCAACGGTAATCAGATGA
- the cysD gene encoding sulfate adenylyltransferase subunit CysD encodes MIDKKRLTHLKQLEAESIYILREVAANFSNPVMMYSIGKDSSVMLHLAMKAFYPGKPPFKFLHVDTLWKFKEMIEFRDKRAKELGLDLVVHTNPEGIEMNINPFIHGSKVHTDIMKTQALKQALNAGGYDAVIGGARRDEEKSRAKERIFSFRDKNHRWDPKNQRPELWNLYNTHIHKGESVRVFPISNWTELDIWQYIYLENIPIVPLYFAKERPVVEYEGAKIMVDDDRMPEELRKKAKMEKVRFRTLGCYPLTGAINSDADTLPKIIEEMLLSKTSERQGRLIDKDQEGSMEKKKIEGYF; translated from the coding sequence ATGATAGATAAAAAGAGGCTAACGCATTTAAAACAGCTTGAGGCTGAAAGTATATATATTTTAAGAGAAGTGGCTGCTAATTTTAGTAATCCGGTTATGATGTACAGCATAGGAAAAGACAGCTCGGTTATGCTGCATTTGGCTATGAAAGCGTTTTATCCGGGAAAACCTCCTTTTAAATTTTTACATGTTGATACTCTTTGGAAATTCAAGGAAATGATTGAATTTAGAGATAAAAGAGCAAAAGAATTAGGACTTGATTTAGTGGTTCATACGAATCCCGAAGGAATTGAAATGAATATCAATCCTTTTATACACGGCAGTAAGGTTCATACAGATATTATGAAAACCCAGGCACTAAAACAGGCTCTTAATGCAGGAGGATATGATGCAGTAATAGGCGGAGCGAGAAGAGATGAGGAAAAGAGTAGGGCGAAAGAGAGAATATTCAGTTTCCGTGATAAAAACCACAGATGGGACCCTAAAAATCAAAGGCCGGAACTTTGGAATTTATATAATACTCATATCCATAAAGGCGAGAGTGTCAGGGTGTTTCCTATAAGCAACTGGACTGAACTTGATATTTGGCAATATATATATCTTGAAAATATTCCGATTGTGCCACTTTATTTTGCAAAAGAAAGACCGGTAGTTGAATATGAAGGTGCAAAAATTATGGTTGATGATGACAGAATGCCGGAAGAGCTTAGAAAAAAAGCCAAAATGGAAAAAGTTAGATTCAGAACACTTGGATGTTATCCTTTAACCGGGGCTATTAATTCAGACGCCGATACACTTCCAAAAATAATAGAAGAAATGCTTCTTAGCAAAACAAGTGAACGACAGGGAAGACTTATAGACAAAGACCAGGAAGGTAGTATGGAAAAAAAGAAAATAGAAGGGTATTTTTAG
- a CDS encoding ATP-binding protein → MFDRIKYYSLLFLSSNTPEYRRSVFNKINFNEKMIGLKGAKGVGKTTIIHQYLNSLSIPLKEKLYISLDNPIAEEYTLLDIAEEAHKRDIKIIAFDEIHYKNNFEKELKTIYDFFDIKVIFSGSSAIAMSNTDLSRRAVIYDVPVLSFREFLELKTNEKFESFSLKELLENHEEIAFNIISKIKPLKYFEEYLTYGAYPFFLQSSEESFVLKLIEVINKTIESDLLYLFNIDIKNIHILKKLLVTLCENPPGSFNVTALSKEIGINVRTLYNYIEALHKGKLIHLLYYNKKGNAIFQKPDKILLDNPNLFNALCSKQNKGSIRESFFISQLNSYKIRYSKQGDYIIDDKFIFEIGGKNKTQKQIKDIENAYLAVDDIETGNENKIPLYLFGFLY, encoded by the coding sequence ATGTTTGACAGAATTAAATACTATTCATTGCTTTTTCTTTCTTCAAATACACCTGAATACAGAAGAAGTGTCTTTAATAAAATAAATTTTAATGAAAAAATGATTGGTCTAAAAGGTGCAAAGGGTGTGGGTAAAACTACTATTATTCATCAATATTTAAATTCTTTATCCATTCCTTTAAAGGAAAAATTATATATTTCTCTCGATAATCCAATTGCAGAAGAATATACTCTTCTTGATATAGCGGAAGAAGCACATAAAAGAGATATTAAAATCATTGCGTTTGATGAAATACATTATAAAAATAATTTTGAAAAAGAATTAAAAACAATATATGATTTTTTTGATATAAAGGTTATATTTTCAGGTTCATCAGCAATTGCCATGAGCAATACAGATTTAAGCAGACGGGCTGTTATTTATGATGTTCCAGTATTGTCTTTCAGGGAGTTTTTGGAACTTAAAACAAATGAAAAGTTTGAAAGTTTCTCACTTAAAGAGCTGCTTGAAAATCATGAAGAAATAGCGTTTAACATAATTTCTAAAATAAAACCTCTTAAATATTTTGAAGAATATCTGACTTACGGTGCTTATCCGTTTTTTTTACAGAGTAGTGAAGAGAGTTTTGTATTAAAGCTGATAGAAGTAATTAATAAAACGATTGAGAGTGATTTATTATATTTATTCAATATTGATATCAAAAACATTCATATTTTAAAAAAACTTCTTGTAACCCTTTGCGAAAACCCTCCGGGAAGTTTTAACGTTACGGCTTTATCAAAAGAGATAGGAATAAACGTAAGGACACTTTATAACTACATTGAAGCACTGCATAAAGGTAAACTTATTCATCTTCTTTATTACAATAAAAAAGGAAATGCAATATTTCAAAAGCCGGATAAAATACTTCTTGATAATCCAAATCTTTTTAATGCATTGTGTTCTAAGCAAAACAAAGGTTCAATTAGAGAGAGTTTTTTTATTTCTCAATTAAATTCTTATAAAATCAGATATTCAAAACAGGGTGACTATATTATTGATGATAAATTCATATTTGAAATAGGCGGAAAAAATAAAACTCAAAAGCAGATTAAAGATATTGAAAATGCTTATTTAGCTGTAGATGATATAGAAACAGGTAATGAGAATAAAATTCCTCTTTATCTTTTTGGGTTTTTGTATTAA
- the cysC gene encoding adenylyl-sulfate kinase, with protein sequence MKNIVWHDTKITKEKRSRLTKQKPCILWFTGLSGSGKSTIANAVEEKLYNNGNYTYLLDGDNIRHGLNKDLGFSEEDRVENIRRIGEVAKLFVDAGLIVLTAFISPFRKDRDFVGNLVEDGEFIEIFVDTPIEECERRDPKGLYKKVRNGEIKNFTGIDSPYESPINPEIHIKNVDISVDEASDIVIEYLIKNKYIRKKDDR encoded by the coding sequence ATGAAAAATATTGTCTGGCACGATACGAAAATAACAAAAGAAAAAAGAAGCAGGCTTACAAAACAAAAGCCTTGTATTTTATGGTTTACCGGACTGTCAGGCAGCGGTAAAAGCACTATTGCAAATGCCGTTGAAGAAAAACTTTATAATAATGGAAATTATACTTATTTGCTTGACGGAGACAATATTAGACACGGTCTGAATAAAGACTTAGGGTTTAGTGAAGAAGACAGAGTTGAAAACATTAGAAGAATAGGGGAAGTCGCCAAACTTTTCGTTGATGCCGGACTAATAGTATTAACGGCTTTTATTTCACCTTTTAGAAAAGATAGAGATTTTGTAGGAAATTTGGTAGAAGATGGAGAGTTTATAGAAATATTTGTTGATACTCCTATTGAAGAATGTGAAAGAAGAGACCCTAAAGGACTGTATAAAAAAGTAAGAAATGGAGAAATTAAAAATTTTACCGGTATAGATTCACCGTATGAGTCACCTATAAATCCTGAAATACATATAAAAAATGTAGATATTAGCGTAGATGAAGCAAGTGATATAGTGATTGAATATTTAATAAAAAACAAATATATAAGGAAAAAGGATGATAGATAA
- the cysQ gene encoding 3'(2'),5'-bisphosphate nucleotidase CysQ, with the protein MKIFYLINIAKQAGEEILNIYKNGFEIEFKDDKSPLTLADKKSHEIIVEGLEKISKFPILSEEGKEIPYDIRKNWEYYWCVDPLDGTKEFIKKNGEFTVNIALIHNGEPVLGVVYAPVTDIMYYAQKGKGAYKNGEKIEIKKSLKSLKERLNILKNKEELKIVASKSHMNDETKKFINELSQYLTPETLNLVSKGSSLKLCMVADGSADIYPRIAPTMEWDTAAADAIVREAGKMTYIYDEGIWSKVLDNNTQYPKSNTQDQTPNTKYPTPLIYNKENLLNPYFVVV; encoded by the coding sequence ATGAAAATTTTTTATTTAATAAATATAGCTAAACAAGCTGGAGAAGAAATATTAAATATTTATAAAAATGGTTTTGAAATAGAGTTTAAAGACGATAAATCTCCCCTTACACTTGCTGATAAAAAATCTCATGAGATAATAGTAGAAGGGTTAGAAAAAATCAGTAAATTCCCTATACTAAGTGAAGAAGGTAAAGAAATACCTTATGATATAAGAAAAAACTGGGAATATTACTGGTGTGTGGATCCTCTTGACGGGACAAAAGAATTTATTAAAAAAAACGGAGAGTTTACGGTAAATATTGCTCTTATCCATAATGGTGAGCCTGTTTTGGGTGTTGTTTATGCTCCGGTAACAGATATAATGTATTATGCCCAAAAAGGTAAGGGAGCTTATAAAAATGGAGAAAAAATAGAAATAAAAAAATCGCTAAAGTCATTAAAAGAGAGATTAAACATATTAAAAAATAAAGAAGAATTAAAAATTGTAGCAAGCAAGTCCCATATGAATGACGAAACTAAAAAATTCATTAATGAATTAAGCCAATACCTAACACCTGAAACCTTAAATCTTGTATCTAAAGGCAGTAGTCTAAAACTTTGTATGGTGGCAGACGGAAGCGCGGATATATATCCGAGGATTGCTCCTACCATGGAATGGGATACTGCGGCTGCAGACGCTATTGTAAGAGAGGCGGGTAAGATGACTTATATTTATGATGAAGGTATATGGTCAAAGGTCTTAGATAATAATACCCAATACCCAAAATCCAACACCCAAGACCAAACACCTAACACCAAGTACCCAACACCTCTCATATACAACAAAGAAAACCTTTTAAATCCATATTTTGTGGTGGTGTAA
- the galE gene encoding UDP-glucose 4-epimerase GalE, which translates to MKILITGGAGYIGSHVVKMLLENSDYEVSVLDSLVTGFDSTIEELAKIRKFQFIKEDLSNWNKVEEIFKKEKFDAVIHFAASLIVPESVEKPLKYYLNNTANTANLVRIANESGVKKFIFSSTAAVYGEPKFDELRIDNGECKINEKFETKPINPYGQSKLFSEKIIQDAAKANSEFKYVIFRYFNVAGAAPDLSIGQKTKNATHLIKVASECAVGKRDGMYIFGTDYPTPDGTCIRDYIHVMDLADAHIKAVDYLDENESDIFNIGYGSGASVKEVVDTVKKVSGVDFKVETAPRRAGDPAMLIADSSKIKEKMKWQPKYDDLETICKTAYEWEKKL; encoded by the coding sequence TTGAAAATATTAATAACGGGCGGGGCGGGTTATATAGGCAGTCATGTAGTAAAGATGCTTTTGGAAAACAGTGATTATGAAGTGAGTGTGTTAGACAGTCTGGTTACAGGGTTTGATTCCACTATTGAAGAGCTGGCAAAAATAAGGAAATTTCAATTTATAAAAGAAGATTTAAGCAACTGGAATAAAGTTGAAGAAATTTTTAAAAAAGAAAAGTTTGACGCTGTAATACATTTCGCGGCAAGTCTGATTGTGCCTGAAAGCGTTGAAAAACCTCTTAAATATTATCTGAACAATACCGCAAACACTGCTAATTTAGTCCGTATTGCAAACGAAAGCGGTGTTAAAAAATTTATATTTTCTTCTACAGCCGCTGTATACGGAGAGCCGAAATTTGATGAATTGAGAATTGATAATGGAGAATGTAAAATTAATGAAAAGTTTGAAACAAAACCTATAAATCCATACGGACAGAGCAAACTGTTCAGTGAGAAAATAATACAGGATGCGGCAAAGGCGAATTCTGAATTTAAATATGTGATTTTCAGATATTTTAACGTAGCGGGAGCTGCGCCGGACCTCAGTATAGGACAAAAAACGAAAAATGCAACGCATCTGATTAAAGTAGCAAGCGAATGTGCTGTAGGAAAAAGAGACGGAATGTATATATTCGGTACGGATTATCCTACGCCTGACGGGACATGTATCAGGGACTATATACATGTAATGGATCTGGCGGATGCACATATAAAAGCGGTTGATTATCTTGATGAAAACGAGAGTGATATTTTTAATATCGGATACGGCAGTGGAGCAAGCGTAAAAGAAGTGGTTGATACCGTTAAAAAAGTAAGCGGAGTTGATTTTAAGGTAGAAACAGCACCGAGAAGAGCAGGTGATCCGGCTATGCTTATAGCGGACAGTTCGAAAATAAAAGAAAAAATGAAATGGCAACCAAAATACGACGATTTGGAGACTATATGCAAAACGGCATATGAGTGGGAGAAGAAATTGTAA